From a region of the Nyctibius grandis isolate bNycGra1 chromosome 10, bNycGra1.pri, whole genome shotgun sequence genome:
- the LOC137668038 gene encoding E3 ubiquitin-protein ligase TRIM39-like isoform X5 → MDEQPQVVVTKLFGGPAETCEEKIQSHLRSLRKVLAEFLDWRASEEKRRLDYLDTSEAERCRLRAEFERLRRLLAEKEREVLGRLAELDAAFEATQVEKSLRVAEGIVRLQGLIGQLEAKRLPQDIGSILSSWSEMKLHLPSGLPVELEKSLSSCRRQRDALREALKEFGAKAAPEPSAAPLPQHLADRKSVRWDEEERDREPQGGPEAAGGCDGVTPGRCQTQM, encoded by the exons ATGGACGAGCAGCCGCAGGTTGTGGTCACGAAGCTTTTTGGGGGACCCGCTGAGACCTGCGAG GAGAAAATCCAGTCTCACCTGCGATCCCTAAGGAAGGTGTTGGCGGAGTTTCTGGACTGGAGAGCGAGCGAAGAGAAGCGACGCCTGGATTACCTG GACACGAGCGAAGCCGAACGGTGCCGCCTCAGGGCCGAGTTCGAGCGGCTGCGGCGGCTCCTGGCGGAGAAGGAGCGGGAGGTGCTGGGGCGGTTGGCGGAGCTGGACGCCGCCTTCGAAGCCACCCAGGTGGAAAAATCTTTACGGGTGGCCGAAGGGATCGTGCGGCTCCAGGGGCTCATCGGGCAGCTGGAGGCCAAGCGCTTGCCGCAG GATATCGGGAGCATCCTAAGCAG CTGGAGCGAAATGAAGCTTCATCTCCCCTCCGGGCTCCCCGTCGAGCTGGAGAAGAGCCTGAGCTCCTGCCGCCGCCAACGGGACGCTCTCCGGGAGGCCCTGAAGGAGTTCGGAG CAAAGGCAGCTCCGGAGCCCAGCGCAGCTCCTCTCCCGCAGCACTTGGCGGACAGAAAAAGCGTGAGGTGGGATGAAGAGGAGCGGGACAGGGAACCCCAGGGAGGCCCAGAGGCAGCTGGTGGCTGCGATGGGGTCACCCCTGGGAGATGCCAGACACAGATGTGA
- the LOC137668046 gene encoding histone H1B-like, giving the protein MPRIKTPRQGSVWATSVRKKRERCSLADLILRAVYASASSKGASFTFIKKVIAADGYDVLRNSNRLKSALADLLDKGFLHRLTGSGVVGSFCLGPAGRKRVEGAGRRRRAAGKARGRGAGKRKGDRRAIRKSVKRVKNVANPRGRAEEAASGEEEAEDPAEAAGNPMAQIGNPMAAIGNPMAAVGGFAPAAAEARSVAMWMDK; this is encoded by the coding sequence ATGCCGCGGATTAAAACCCCCCGTCAAGGTTCTGTCTGGGCGACATCGGTACGGAAGAAGCGGGAGCGCTGCTCGCTGGCAGATCTTATCCTCCGCGCTGTCTACGCGTCCGCCTCCTCTAAAGGCGCTTCGTTCACTTTCATCAAGAAGGTTATCGCCGCCGACGGGTACGATGTGCTGCGCAACAGCAACCGGCTGAAGTCAGCGCTCGCCGATTTGCTCGACAAAGGGTTCCTGCACCGGCTGACGGGCAGCGGCGTCGTCGGTTCGTTCTGTCTCGGCCCTGCCGGTAGGAAGCGAGTGGAAGGAGCCGGGCGGCGCAGGAGGGCGGCCGGTAAAGCCCGTGGGCGCGGCgctgggaagaggaagggagacAGGCGCGCTATTAGAAAGTCGGTGAAGCGGGTGAAGAATGTGGCAAacccccggggccgggcagaGGAGGCGGCTAGTGGTGAGGAGGAGGCCGAGGATCCTGCGGAGGCGGCTGGAAACCCGATGGCGCAGATCGGGAACCCGATGGCAGCGATCGGGAACCCGATGGCAGCGGTCGGGGGTTTTGCGCCGGCGGCGGCTGAAGCACGAAGCGTAGCCATGTGGATGGATAAATAA
- the LOC137668047 gene encoding butyrophilin subfamily 2 member A2-like, whose product MAFFLKPRPRTWDLALDYHTAKQFEVDVTLDPTTAGPEVILSKDLKEATWGRPGCRWPEGPGQFDTDPCMLGSEGFTSGRHYWEVEANGRFWAVGVARESIQRKGRVLFKPNAEIWGLQKYDELCVALTAPSNTSVPLLNGVIGVYLDYEVGQVSFYAVSSRQRIFTFPVASFSGEKVFPYFCVLLSTIKLSPKG is encoded by the exons ATGGCTTTCTTCCTCAAACCACGGCCGCGCACGTGGGATCTTGCCCTGGACTATCACACGGCAAAACAGTTTGAAG TGGACGTGACCCTGGATCCAACCACGGCGGGTCCCGAGGTGATCCTCTCCAAGGACCTCAAAGAGGCCACCTGGGGTAGGCCTGGATGCCGGTGGCCTGAGGGTCCGGGCCAGTTTGACACAGATCCGTGCATGTTGGGCAGCGAGGGCTTCACCTCAGGCCGTCACTACTGGGAGGTGGAGGCGAACGGGCGCTTCTGGGCCGTTGGGGTGGCCCGCGAGTCCATTCAGAGGAAAGGCCGGGTCCTCTTCAAGCCCAACGCTGAGATTTGGGGCTTGCAGAAGTACGATGAGCTCTGTGTGGCCCTCACAGCTCCTTCCAACACCTCCGTCCCGCTCCTCAACGGGGTGATTGGGGTCTACCTGGACTACGAGGTGGGACAGGTCTCCTTCTATGCTGTCAGCAGCCGCCAACGCATCTTCACCTTCCCTGTGGCCTCCTTCAGCGGAGAGAAGGTCTTCCCCTACTTCTGCGTGCTCCTCTCCACCATCAAACTGTCCCCCAAAGGTTGA
- the LOC137668038 gene encoding zinc finger protein RFP-like isoform X2, whose amino-acid sequence MDEQPQVVVTKLFGGPAETCEEKIQSHLRSLRKVLAEFLDWRASEEKRRLDYLDTSEAERCRLRAEFERLRRLLAEKEREVLGRLAELDAAFEATQVEKSLRVAEGIVRLQGLIGQLEAKRLPQDIGSILSSWSEMKLHLPSGLPVELEKSLSSCRRQRDALREALKEFGDLGSPKMKPGTRTISSAEEKEGEKCTARKTYGLHLTDPGPRPPGETSRAQPAGVKGGDYGNKFPELIIIKTAFFGIGYEYV is encoded by the exons ATGGACGAGCAGCCGCAGGTTGTGGTCACGAAGCTTTTTGGGGGACCCGCTGAGACCTGCGAG GAGAAAATCCAGTCTCACCTGCGATCCCTAAGGAAGGTGTTGGCGGAGTTTCTGGACTGGAGAGCGAGCGAAGAGAAGCGACGCCTGGATTACCTG GACACGAGCGAAGCCGAACGGTGCCGCCTCAGGGCCGAGTTCGAGCGGCTGCGGCGGCTCCTGGCGGAGAAGGAGCGGGAGGTGCTGGGGCGGTTGGCGGAGCTGGACGCCGCCTTCGAAGCCACCCAGGTGGAAAAATCTTTACGGGTGGCCGAAGGGATCGTGCGGCTCCAGGGGCTCATCGGGCAGCTGGAGGCCAAGCGCTTGCCGCAG GATATCGGGAGCATCCTAAGCAG CTGGAGCGAAATGAAGCTTCATCTCCCCTCCGGGCTCCCCGTCGAGCTGGAGAAGAGCCTGAGCTCCTGCCGCCGCCAACGGGACGCTCTCCGGGAGGCCCTGAAGGAGTTCGGAG ACCTGGGGAGCCCCAAAATGAAGCCAGGAACAAGGACCATCTCCAGTGCAGAGGAAAAGG aaggtgaaaagtgcacagcgaggaagacatacggccttcatctcacagaccccggcccacgaccaccaggagaaacttcGCGTGCGCAACCAgcaggagttaaaggcggagactatggaaataaattcccggaactcattataataaagactgccttttTCGGGATAGGCTATGAATATGTATAA
- the LOC137668038 gene encoding zinc finger protein RFP-like isoform X1: MDEQPQVVVTKLFGGPAETCEEKIQSHLRSLRKVLAEFLDWRASEEKRRLDYLDTSEAERCRLRAEFERLRRLLAEKEREVLGRLAELDAAFEATQVEKSLRVAEGIVRLQGLIGQLEAKRLPQDIGSILSSWSEMKLHLPSGLPVELEKSLSSCRRQRDALREALKEFGDLGSPKMKPGTRTISSAEEKGTPAQEGEKCTARKTYGLHLTDPGPRPPGETSRAQPAGVKGGDYGNKFPELIIIKTAFFGIGYEYV, translated from the exons ATGGACGAGCAGCCGCAGGTTGTGGTCACGAAGCTTTTTGGGGGACCCGCTGAGACCTGCGAG GAGAAAATCCAGTCTCACCTGCGATCCCTAAGGAAGGTGTTGGCGGAGTTTCTGGACTGGAGAGCGAGCGAAGAGAAGCGACGCCTGGATTACCTG GACACGAGCGAAGCCGAACGGTGCCGCCTCAGGGCCGAGTTCGAGCGGCTGCGGCGGCTCCTGGCGGAGAAGGAGCGGGAGGTGCTGGGGCGGTTGGCGGAGCTGGACGCCGCCTTCGAAGCCACCCAGGTGGAAAAATCTTTACGGGTGGCCGAAGGGATCGTGCGGCTCCAGGGGCTCATCGGGCAGCTGGAGGCCAAGCGCTTGCCGCAG GATATCGGGAGCATCCTAAGCAG CTGGAGCGAAATGAAGCTTCATCTCCCCTCCGGGCTCCCCGTCGAGCTGGAGAAGAGCCTGAGCTCCTGCCGCCGCCAACGGGACGCTCTCCGGGAGGCCCTGAAGGAGTTCGGAG ACCTGGGGAGCCCCAAAATGAAGCCAGGAACAAGGACCATCTCCAGTGCAGAGGAAAAGG GcacgcctgcgcaagaaggtgaaaagtgcacagcgaggaagacatacggccttcatctcacagaccccggcccacgaccaccaggagaaacttcGCGTGCGCAACCAgcaggagttaaaggcggagactatggaaataaattcccggaactcattataataaagactgccttttTCGGGATAGGCTATGAATATGTATAA
- the LOC137667641 gene encoding LOW QUALITY PROTEIN: C-type lectin domain family 2 member B-like (The sequence of the model RefSeq protein was modified relative to this genomic sequence to represent the inferred CDS: substituted 1 base at 1 genomic stop codon), with amino-acid sequence MKEMRNYSGFLGAERRKRAGYSLEMKPEARVACQVTMAVLFMALLVTAITFAVEAFQPRPQPCFRCPFDWIGYRGKCYYFSEAEGNWTSSQDNCSTLGASLAMLDTVEDLSFVMRYKGISEHWIGLSREDEEQPWKWVNHSHLSPLFQIRGGGLCAYLKDNGLSSDRCSAERSWVCNKPELQSPSKVNRTRWAQNLCISSXGAAGNAPQTQIPGA; translated from the exons atgaaggaaatgagGAATTATTCCGGGTTTTTGGGTGCGGAAAGGAGGAAGCGAGCAG GTTACAGCCTTGAGATGAAGCCGGAGGCGCGTGTTGCCTGTCAGGTGACGATGGCCGTGCTGTTCATGGCTCTGCTCGTCACAGCCATCACTTTTGCAG TTGAGGCTTTTCAGCCTCGTCCCCAACCCTGCTTTCGGTGTCCGTTCGACTGGATCGGGTACAGAGGAAAATGCTACTATTTTTCGGAGGCTGAGGGGAACTGGACATCCAGCCAGGACAACTGCTCAACTCTTGGTGCTTCCTTGGCCATGCTGGACACCGTGGAGGACTTG aGCTTCGTGATGAGATACAAAGGCATCTCGGAGCATTGGATCGGCCTTTCAAGGGAAGATGAGGAGCAACCATGGAAATGGGTGAACCACTCACATTTATCTCCCCT GTTTCAGATCCGTGGTGGTGGCCTCTGCGCCTACCTGAAGGACAACGGGCTCAGCTCCGACCGCTGCAGCGCCGAGAGGAGTTGGGTTTGTAACAAGCCCGAGCTGCAGAGCCCAAGCAAGGTCAACAGGACGAGATGGGCTCAAAATCTTTGCATCAGCTcctgaggagctgcagggaacGCTCCTCAAACCCAAATACCCGGCGCATGA
- the LOC137668038 gene encoding E3 ubiquitin-protein ligase TRIM11-like isoform X6, which translates to MDEQPQVVVTKLFGGPAETCEDTSEAERCRLRAEFERLRRLLAEKEREVLGRLAELDAAFEATQVEKSLRVAEGIVRLQGLIGQLEAKRLPQDIGSILSSWSEMKLHLPSGLPVELEKSLSSCRRQRDALREALKEFGDLGSPKMKPGTRTISSAEEKGTPAQEGEKCTARKTYGLHLTDPGPRPPGETSRAQPAGVKGGDYGNKFPELIIIKTAFFGIGYEYV; encoded by the exons ATGGACGAGCAGCCGCAGGTTGTGGTCACGAAGCTTTTTGGGGGACCCGCTGAGACCTGCGAG GACACGAGCGAAGCCGAACGGTGCCGCCTCAGGGCCGAGTTCGAGCGGCTGCGGCGGCTCCTGGCGGAGAAGGAGCGGGAGGTGCTGGGGCGGTTGGCGGAGCTGGACGCCGCCTTCGAAGCCACCCAGGTGGAAAAATCTTTACGGGTGGCCGAAGGGATCGTGCGGCTCCAGGGGCTCATCGGGCAGCTGGAGGCCAAGCGCTTGCCGCAG GATATCGGGAGCATCCTAAGCAG CTGGAGCGAAATGAAGCTTCATCTCCCCTCCGGGCTCCCCGTCGAGCTGGAGAAGAGCCTGAGCTCCTGCCGCCGCCAACGGGACGCTCTCCGGGAGGCCCTGAAGGAGTTCGGAG ACCTGGGGAGCCCCAAAATGAAGCCAGGAACAAGGACCATCTCCAGTGCAGAGGAAAAGG GcacgcctgcgcaagaaggtgaaaagtgcacagcgaggaagacatacggccttcatctcacagaccccggcccacgaccaccaggagaaacttcGCGTGCGCAACCAgcaggagttaaaggcggagactatggaaataaattcccggaactcattataataaagactgccttttTCGGGATAGGCTATGAATATGTATAA
- the LOC137668038 gene encoding E3 ubiquitin-protein ligase TRIM7-like isoform X4, with protein MDEQPQVVVTKLFGGPAETCEEKIQSHLRSLRKVLAEFLDWRASEEKRRLDYLDTSEAERCRLRAEFERLRRLLAEKEREVLGRLAELDAAFEATQVEKSLRVAEGIVRLQGLIGQLEAKRLPQDIGSILSSWSEMKLHLPSGLPVELEKSLSSCRRQRDALREALKEFGDLGSPKMKPGTRTISSAEEKAKAAPEPSAAPLPQHLADRKSVRWDEEERDREPQGGPEAAGGCDGVTPGRCQTQM; from the exons ATGGACGAGCAGCCGCAGGTTGTGGTCACGAAGCTTTTTGGGGGACCCGCTGAGACCTGCGAG GAGAAAATCCAGTCTCACCTGCGATCCCTAAGGAAGGTGTTGGCGGAGTTTCTGGACTGGAGAGCGAGCGAAGAGAAGCGACGCCTGGATTACCTG GACACGAGCGAAGCCGAACGGTGCCGCCTCAGGGCCGAGTTCGAGCGGCTGCGGCGGCTCCTGGCGGAGAAGGAGCGGGAGGTGCTGGGGCGGTTGGCGGAGCTGGACGCCGCCTTCGAAGCCACCCAGGTGGAAAAATCTTTACGGGTGGCCGAAGGGATCGTGCGGCTCCAGGGGCTCATCGGGCAGCTGGAGGCCAAGCGCTTGCCGCAG GATATCGGGAGCATCCTAAGCAG CTGGAGCGAAATGAAGCTTCATCTCCCCTCCGGGCTCCCCGTCGAGCTGGAGAAGAGCCTGAGCTCCTGCCGCCGCCAACGGGACGCTCTCCGGGAGGCCCTGAAGGAGTTCGGAG ACCTGGGGAGCCCCAAAATGAAGCCAGGAACAAGGACCATCTCCAGTGCAGAGGAAAAGG CAAAGGCAGCTCCGGAGCCCAGCGCAGCTCCTCTCCCGCAGCACTTGGCGGACAGAAAAAGCGTGAGGTGGGATGAAGAGGAGCGGGACAGGGAACCCCAGGGAGGCCCAGAGGCAGCTGGTGGCTGCGATGGGGTCACCCCTGGGAGATGCCAGACACAGATGTGA
- the LOC137668038 gene encoding zinc finger protein RFP-like isoform X3: MDEQPQVVVTKLFGGPAETCEEKIQSHLRSLRKVLAEFLDWRASEEKRRLDYLDTSEAERCRLRAEFERLRRLLAEKEREVLGRLAELDAAFEATQVEKSLRVAEGIVRLQGLIGQLEAKRLPQDIGSILSSWSEMKLHLPSGLPVELEKSLSSCRRQRDALREALKEFGDLGSPKMKPGTRTISSAEEKGEKCTARKTYGLHLTDPGPRPPGETSRAQPAGVKGGDYGNKFPELIIIKTAFFGIGYEYV; encoded by the exons ATGGACGAGCAGCCGCAGGTTGTGGTCACGAAGCTTTTTGGGGGACCCGCTGAGACCTGCGAG GAGAAAATCCAGTCTCACCTGCGATCCCTAAGGAAGGTGTTGGCGGAGTTTCTGGACTGGAGAGCGAGCGAAGAGAAGCGACGCCTGGATTACCTG GACACGAGCGAAGCCGAACGGTGCCGCCTCAGGGCCGAGTTCGAGCGGCTGCGGCGGCTCCTGGCGGAGAAGGAGCGGGAGGTGCTGGGGCGGTTGGCGGAGCTGGACGCCGCCTTCGAAGCCACCCAGGTGGAAAAATCTTTACGGGTGGCCGAAGGGATCGTGCGGCTCCAGGGGCTCATCGGGCAGCTGGAGGCCAAGCGCTTGCCGCAG GATATCGGGAGCATCCTAAGCAG CTGGAGCGAAATGAAGCTTCATCTCCCCTCCGGGCTCCCCGTCGAGCTGGAGAAGAGCCTGAGCTCCTGCCGCCGCCAACGGGACGCTCTCCGGGAGGCCCTGAAGGAGTTCGGAG ACCTGGGGAGCCCCAAAATGAAGCCAGGAACAAGGACCATCTCCAGTGCAGAGGAAAAGG gtgaaaagtgcacagcgaggaagacatacggccttcatctcacagaccccggcccacgaccaccaggagaaacttcGCGTGCGCAACCAgcaggagttaaaggcggagactatggaaataaattcccggaactcattataataaagactgccttttTCGGGATAGGCTATGAATATGTATAA